From the Mycobacterium noviomagense genome, the window ATCTCGAAACCCGGCTGCGCAATGCCCAAGAGACCCAACACGGTTCGGCGGCCGAACCTATCGACCGGGCGCAGATCGACGCCGCGCGCTGCTTGTTGGAGACCGCGCGGGCTGCCGAAGTGGACGCCCGGCTGGCGGTTCGCACCGCTGAAGAACGCGCGAATGCCGTTCGCGGACGCGCGGATTCACTACGGCGAGCTGCCGCAGCCGAACGCGAGGCCCGGCTGCGCGCTGAGCAAGCTCGTGCTGCTCGGGAACGCGCAGCCGCAGTAGCCGCGGCGGTAGCCGACTGCGGACGGCTGCTGGCTGGGCGGCTGACCCAGGTCGTGGACGCGGCCTCACGCCAGCGCGACGAGTTATCCGTTGAGCGCCAACAGCGTTCGGCCGCAATGGCCGCGGTTCGCGAGGAGGTGGACGCGCTGCGCACCCGCATCGCGGCGCTCACCGAAGCGCTTCACCGCGACGAGGTGGCCAAAGCGGAAGCAGCGCTTCGCATCGAACAGCTCGAGCAGATGGTGCTCGAGCAGTTCGGGATGGCGCCAGACGACTTGGTCGCCGAATACGGCCCCGACATCCCGCTGCCGCCGACCGAGCTCGAGCTGGCCGAGTACGAGCAGGCCCGCGACCGCGGCGAGCAGGTCACGCCGCCGGCGCCGATGCCGTTCGACCGGCCCACCCAGGAACGCCGGGCCAAACGCGCCGAACGCGAACTGGCCGAACTGGGCCGGGTGAATCCGCTGGCGCTGGAGGAGTACGCCGCGCTGGAGGAGCGCTATAACTTCCTGGCCACCCAGCTCGAAGACGTCAAGGCCGCCCGCAAGGACCTGCTCGATGTCATCGCCGACGTCGACGCGCGCATCCTGCAGGTGTTCCGCGATGCCTACGCCGACGTGGAACGCGAGTTCCGCGCGGTGTTCGCCACCTTGTTCCCCGGCGGGGAAGGCCAGCTGCGGCTCACCGATCCCGACGACATGCTGACCACCGGCATCGAGGTCGAGGCCCGGCCCCCCGGCAAGAAGGTCAAGCGGCTGTCGTTGCTCTCCGGCGGCGAGAAGGCGCTGACCGCGGTGGCGATGCTGGTGGCGATCTTCCGGGCCCGGCCGTCGCCGTTCTACATCATGGATGAGGTCGAGGCGGCGCTGGACGACGTGAACCTCCAGCGGCTGCTCAGCCTTTTCGAGCAACTGCGCGACCAGTCCCAGCTGATCATCATCACGCACCAAAAGCCGACGATGGAAGTGGCCGACGCCCTCTACGGCGTGACCATGCGTGACGACGGCATCACCGCGGTGATCTCGCAGCGCATGCGCGGCCACCGCGTGGACCAGCTCGTCGGCAGCTCACGATAGCCAGGAGTCCATCGTGTCCGACGCCTTGTGGATCGCTGTTGCGGTCGCCGCCGTACTGGTGGTCATCGCTGCGCTGACCGTTGGCCTGATGCTGTACCGACGGCGCCGGATCAGCCTGTCGGCCCGCCAGCAAGCCGGCACGCTCGACCATTCCGGCGGCTACACCACGTCGTCGGGCATCACGTTCACTCAGACCGCGGCGCCGGACCGCATCGATACCACCGGCCTGCCCGGCGTCGGCGACGACGCAGCCGTCCCGCGCGACGCCCTCAAGCGGGCGATCGCCGACGTCCAGCTGCCCGAGCCCGAGACCCAGCAGGTCGAGACACCACCGGCCGCACCCGACATCGGGGCACCGCCGGCCGCACCCGAGATCGAAGCGCCGCCGGCCGCACCCGACATCGGTGCGATCGCACCTCCTGAGGGACGCCTGGAACGCCTACGCGGCCGGCTCGCCCGGTCGCAGAACACGCTGGGCCGCAGCATGCTTGGCCTACTCGGCGGCGGCGACCTCGACGAAGATTCCTGGCAAGACGTCGAGGACACTTTGCTGGTGGCCGACCTCGGCCCGGCGGCCACTGACTCGGTGGTATCGCAGCTGCGCAGCCGGCTCGCCAGCAGCAGCGTGCGTACCGAGGCCGACGCCCGCGCGGTGCTGCGGGAGGTCCTGGTCACCGAGCTGCGGCCCGAGCTGGATCGCTCGATCCGTGCGCTGCCGCACCCCGACCACCCGTCGGTGCTGCTGGTCGTGGGCGTCAACGGCACCGGGAAAACCACAACCGTCGGCAAGCTGGCGCGTGTGCTGGTGGCCGACGGCCGGCGCGTCGTGCTGGGCGCCGCCGACACCTTCCGGGCCGCCGCGGCCGACCAGCTGGAAACCTGGGCCGCCCGCGTCGGCGCCGAGGTGGTGCGCGGCGCCGAGGGCGCCGACCCCGCCTCGGTGGCCTACGACGCCGTCGACAAGGGCATCGCCGCGGGCGCCGACGTCGTGCTCATCGACACCGCCGGCCGGCTGCATACCAAAACGGGGCTGATGGACGAACTCGGCAAAGTCAAGCGGGTGGTGAGCCGGCGGGCGG encodes:
- the ftsY gene encoding signal recognition particle-docking protein FtsY is translated as MSDALWIAVAVAAVLVVIAALTVGLMLYRRRRISLSARQQAGTLDHSGGYTTSSGITFTQTAAPDRIDTTGLPGVGDDAAVPRDALKRAIADVQLPEPETQQVETPPAAPDIGAPPAAPEIEAPPAAPDIGAIAPPEGRLERLRGRLARSQNTLGRSMLGLLGGGDLDEDSWQDVEDTLLVADLGPAATDSVVSQLRSRLASSSVRTEADARAVLREVLVTELRPELDRSIRALPHPDHPSVLLVVGVNGTGKTTTVGKLARVLVADGRRVVLGAADTFRAAAADQLETWAARVGAEVVRGAEGADPASVAYDAVDKGIAAGADVVLIDTAGRLHTKTGLMDELGKVKRVVSRRAAVDEVLLVLDATIGQNGLAQARVFADVVDITGAVLTKLDGTAKGGIVFRVQQELGVPVKLVGLGEGPDDLAPFEPAAFVDALLG